From Nicotiana tabacum cultivar K326 chromosome 20, ASM71507v2, whole genome shotgun sequence, one genomic window encodes:
- the LOC107795736 gene encoding uncharacterized protein LOC107795736 codes for MAEVDNSSTPSLSEQYLLKEKEEKSTAVANPVEETEVKASSTAPSEEVTSRTEETQVVESSEVVPAAPEESSGASDTAAPEINEPSPPVEAASEESTESTEDETSGNGDQQSADETPEIKLETAPADFRFPTTNQTRHCFTRYVEYHRCIAAKGEGAPECDKFAKYYRSLCPGEWIDRWNEQRENGTFPGPL; via the exons CAATATTTACtgaaagagaaagaagagaaaTCCACCGCAGTGGCAAATCCAGTGGAAGAAACTGAGGTTAAGGCCTCTTCTACTGCTCCATCTGAGGAAGTTACTTCCAGAACTGAGGAAACCCAAGTGGTTGAGAGTAGTGAAGTTGTCCCTGCTGCACCTGAAGAAAGCAGTGGAGCCTCTGACACAGCAGCACCTGAAATTAATGAACCCTCCCCTCCTGTAGAGGCTGCCAGTGAAGAAAGCACTGAAAGTACTGAAGACGAGACTTCTGGGAATGGGGATCAACAATCAGCGGATGAGACCCCTGAGATCAAG CTCGAGACAGCGCCTGCTGACTTCCGTTTCCCTACTACGAATCAGACAAGGCACTGCTTCACAAGATATGTTGAATATCATCG ATGCATAGCTGCAAAGGGTGAAGGCGCTCCTGAATGTGATAAGTTTGCCAAATATTACCGATCCCTTTGCCCTGGTGAATGG ATAGATAGATGGAACGAGCAGAGGGAGAATGGCACCTTTCCAGGACCATTGTAA